In one window of Tachypleus tridentatus isolate NWPU-2018 chromosome 2, ASM421037v1, whole genome shotgun sequence DNA:
- the LOC143244354 gene encoding uncharacterized protein LOC143244354 produces MDPTTSSTSLSKDQVALMFRENWEAKNPNDAPGTNENSSPYVDDGLTSLNWLQNLNIMTRLGASIPPTPPASPLPSSNHKLLKRESSWESDQSVDEPDFKKDATIKPPFSYATLICMAMKAHGSKMTLSNIYQWIQENFVYYKTSDISWQNSIRHNLSLNKCFIKVPRGKEEPGKGGFWRLDPKYEKTLVDGIFRRRRTVQKLNRGITKKTRKETLRKTDPQEKYLNDNTRKFTDSQQQPLNKELRATPILSSTALPAADDPLTLFNSLTSNNGTSVADDTAFHANYWEGMTLSEEFHSLEERLQEDLSLNCLLNYPEFDLHGLHSDNINGHEDSNSSVKMGIPEAKNHVQVDPSQPSSSPNDTSLLKTIESSIWLTEQQPEAMYLSTSATSHPLPPPIKTIFNNGVNTSETATSENAIYTTCFDPKMSLQEIRNQSWKDCKINLEHGTFNLDSIHSIDNGFPHVFLTS; encoded by the exons ATGGATCCTACGACGTCATCGACTTCTTTGTCCAAAGACCAAGTGGCCCTGATGTTTCGAGAAAACTGGGAAGCTAAAAACCCAAATGATGCTCCAGGAACGAATGAAAACTCCTCCCCTTACGTAGACGATGGGTTAACTAGCCTAAACTGGCTTCAGAACTTAAACATCATGACAAGATTGGGTGCTTCTATTCCGCCCACACCACCCGCAAGTCCACTTCCGTCCAGCAATCATAAACTTTTGAAAAGAGAGTCTAGCTGGGAAAGTGACCAATCGGTTGACGAACCAGACTTCAAGAAGGACGCCACAATCAAGCCTCCTTTCTCATACGCGACTCTCATCTGTATGGCAATGAAAGCTCACGGCAGTAAGATGACACTATCAAACATCTATCAATGGATACAGGAAAATTTTGTTTACTACAAAACTTCAGATATCAGTTGGCAG AATTCAATAAGACACAACTTATCTCTGAACAAATGCTTTATTAAAGTTCCTCGTGGCAAGGAAGAACCGGGCAAAGGCGGGTTTTGGAGACTGGACCCTAAGTACGAGAAGACGTTGGTAGATGGAATTTTTAGAAGACGTCGGACTGTTCAGAAACTAAACAGAGGAATAACGAAAAAAACGCGGAAGGAAACGTTAAGAAAGACCGATCCCCAAgagaaatatttgaatgataatacACGAAAGTTTACAGATTCACAACAGCAACCACTGAATAAGGAATTAAGAGCGACACCTATCCTTAGTAGCACAGCATTACCAGCTGCTGATGACCCATTGACCTTGTTCAACTCCCTTACTTCTAACAATGGTACGAGTGTCGCTGATGATACTGCATTTCATGCCAATTATTGGGAAGGGATGACTTTATCCGAAGAGTTCCACTCATTAGAAGAAAGACTTCAAGAAGACTTATCCTTGAATTGCCTGCTGAATTACCCGGAGTTTGACCTCCATGGTCTCCACTCGGATAATATTAATGGTCACGAGGACAGTAACTCTTCTGTGAAAATGGGGATTCCAGAAGCAAAAAACCATGTCCAGGTTGACCCATCGCAGCCCAGCTCTTCGCCAAACGATACAAGCCTACTAAAAACCATCGAGTCGTCAATCTGGTTAACTGAGCAACAACCAGAAGCTATGTATTTGTCAACATCAGCGACAAGTCACCCTCTTCCACCACCCATCAAAACAATTTTCAACAATGGTGTGAATACATCAGAGACGGCTACATCTGAAAATGCAATATATACCACCTGTTTTGACCCCAAGATGTCGCTTCAAGAGATAAGAAACCAAAGCTGGAAGGATTGCAAGATCAATTTAGAACACGGAACATTTAATTTAGACAGTATCCACAGCATCGATAACGGATTTCCGCATGTATTTCTTACTTCCTAA